A single window of Nicotiana sylvestris chromosome 5, ASM39365v2, whole genome shotgun sequence DNA harbors:
- the LOC104227771 gene encoding dirigent protein 25-like: MEMLKSPSKLAIFWFFFFFLALTNRSFSARTLNNNPSLEDLHRNRAHHEISFYMLDVLSQKHRSSKPASTKVNSHQLPFSKPLGYFPPVGGIPLTDTNPTVEMNGLHTRALDLEGISMTFPAIATLQELELGTVTTIDENIYEGSIYGSSLMGKAQGMYVASSEDGSSHMMAMTTSFLSNEYKDSLRFFGVHKGDVFESHIAVIGGTGKYHDANGYATVKIVNATSNKSEGAYKILSFSVYLG, encoded by the coding sequence ATGGAGATGCTAAAATCTCCTTCTAAACTAGCCATTTtttggttcttcttcttcttcttggcgCTAACTAATCGATCATTTTCTGCAAGAACTCTGAATAACAATCCTTCCCTAGAAGACCTTCATCGCAATCGTGCACACCATGAAATATCCTTTTACATGCTAGATGTTCTTAGCCAAAAACACCGTTCATCAAAACCTGCATCAACAAAAGTAAATAGTCATCAGCTTCCCTTCTCGAAACCATTAGGCTATTTCCCTCCTGTGGGTGGCATTCCATTGACCGACACAAATCCAACTGTTGAAATGAACGGATTGCATACCCGCGCGCTTGATTTGGAAGGAATCAGCATGACATTCCCAGCTATAGCCACACTTCAGGAATTAGAGCTAGGGACAGTGACAACAATCGATGAGAACATATACGAAGGTTCTATTTATGGCTCGTCTTTGATGGGAAAAGCTCAAGGAATGTATGTTGCTAGTTCAGAAGACGGCAGCAGTCATATGATGGCAATGACTACTAGCTTTCTTAGTAATGAATACAAGGATAGTTTAAGGTTTTTCGGGGTGCATAAGGGTGATGTTTTTGAATCACATATAGCAGTAATTGGTGGTACAGGAAAGTATCATGATGCAAATGGCTATGCTACTGTCAAGATTGTCAATGCAACCTCTAATAAGAGTGAAGGCGCATACAAGATTCTTTCATTCAGTGTTTATCTTGGTTAA
- the LOC104227781 gene encoding dirigent protein 24-like translates to MAKVSQLTSKTLQATFCILLLALTFGCASSARILDEVNQVADASSETDDPVVAPVVAPAATLPSNQLPATVTGPDSDVAPVADPSIPADTVAPPADLPAEPEPDSAPVVAPAASVAPPADLPDTGAAPVADAAPVTTPVHQTPGVATATPGGATVESPVLEHPTFSFFMHDILGGTRPSGRVVTGIVATSDANNLPFSNPTNQIFPINGGVPLNTINNVVDNNNYPFLAGLNGQQQANTILQNSGNNNVVNGDNNQPFVTAGQLPSGLSLQQLMFGSITVVDNEVTEGHELGSAVLGRAQGFYLTSSSDGTSHTLALTALFHGEHDHEVDDTISFFGIHRTATPISHIAIIGGTGKYENAKGFATIETLPHVDQHTTDGLETITHFTVYITP, encoded by the coding sequence ATGGCAAAAGTTTCCCAACTCACCTCTAAAACACTCCAAGCCACGTTCTGCATTTTGCTGCTAGCCCTCACCTTCGGTTGTGCCAGTTCAGCAAGAATCCTTGATGAAGTGAACCAAGTGGCTGACGCATCATCGGAAACAGATGATCCTGTTGTAGCTCCTGTGGTTGCCCCAGCTGCCACATTGCCAAGTAACCAATTACCAGCTACTGTCACTGGTCCTGATTCTGACGTGGCGCCTGTGGCTGATCCTTCCATCCCTGCTGACACAGTGGCTCCTCCAGCAGATTTACCAGCTGAACCTGAACCAGATTCTGCCCCCGTTGTCGCCCCTGCTGCCTCAGTGGCCCCTCCTGCTGACTTACCAGACACTGGAGCAGCCCCTGTTGCCGATGCAGCACCAGTAACTACCCCTGTCCACCAAACACCAGGAGTGGCCACTGCAACCCCAGGTGGGGCCACAGTAGAAAGCCCTGTCCTTGAGCACCCGACATTCTCCTTTTTCATGCATGACATCCTTGGTGGTACACGTCCTTCAGGAAGAGTGGTCACTGGAATTGTTGCCACTTCTGATGCAAACAATCTCCCTTTCTCGAACCCCACCAATCAAATCTTCCCAATCAACGGTGGAGTTCCTTTGAACACCATTAACAACGTTGTCGACAACAACAATTATCCATTCCTTGCAGGCCTAAATGGCCAGCAACAAGCTAACACTATCCTGCAAAACAGCGGAAACAACAATGTAGTTAATGGTGATAACAACCAACCTTTTGTAACAGCCGGTCAGCTTCCTTCTGGCTTATCGCTTCAGCAGCTCATGTTTGGCTCTATTACTGTCGTTGACAATGAAGTAACCGAGGGGCACGAACTGGGATCAGCTGTTCTTGGCAGAGCACAAGGATTTTACCTGACAAGCTCTTCAGATGGCACCAGCCACACTTTAGCCTTGACAGCACTATTCCATGGAGAACACGATCATGAAGTGGATGATACCATTAGTTTCTTTGGAATTCACAGGACAGCCACACCAATTTCGCACATTGCCATCATTGGAGGGACTGGCAAGTATGAAAATGCTAAAGGATTTGCCACCATTGAAACTCTTCCTCACGTGGACCAACATACTACTGATGGTCTGGAGACAATTACCCACTTTACTGTCTACATCACCCCTTAA
- the LOC104227789 gene encoding uncharacterized protein isoform X1 — translation MEQKHHTPSVIARLMGIDELPPQQPLPSKKRRVLSENYLRKTATIGLREKSSFSVGLSCGINTQKHQVVKHVFGVEMPDIYSHVKASQNAAKLKRQKYSDSSFTSMKEKHSYFKHSKGSSECLLSENTSRSLQRLGIGTPKDDVGECAIHHLKKINFQFDPNATMPHPSRRIIALKPSSRKSSNTKRQSFSLRPGVESDPVDLKYNQFRKHENGEVDNDKPGRENGVYSLEPLKHGVRVPRKIVQTRNLVQHELNHSLKLTSRAENINDTFLKAEDLKSPSSNLFSTRREDDTLYSFTKRSSFAKEEKKQIIGRWKLKNDFQEVEIAHRNRSHGEMLAMDYLETNPQFLDSERDKHSFDSSFSVHTGTSGLCNPLDISSKYMNRKQKDSAEYRDLNLKETDQGSPNSVLEPPFQEEKLCTSEFHGLCSVPVQLQFLETNSEETYSEGSEMGVSNDEHSERGSLDLLQDSENVLTDFKFAESRDFSYLVDVLDEASLHGMNLGMCFETWHSLDCPVNPSLFDLLEKKYGKQTSWLKSERKLLFDRINSGLNEILHSFLDIYIRGKSLKRRCCSALRRIDVEEELWRMLVSQENEVHKDLSGKAIGNETKWLQVEEELSSMHKDLSGKAIGNETKWLQVEEELSSICREIEKYLFDELAAELALH, via the exons ATGGAACAGAAGCATCACACACCAAGTGTTATAGCAAGGCTGATGGGCATTGACGAGCTTCCACCTCAGCAGCCTCTCCCTTCTAAGAAAAGGAGAGTACTCTCTGAGAACTATCTCCGGAAAACGGCTACCATAGGTTTGCGAGAAAAGAGCTCATTCTCTGTTGGCCTCTCCTGCGGAATAAATACTCAGAAGCATCAAGTAGTTAAACATGTATTCGGAGTTGAGATGCCAGATATTTATAGCCATGTAAAAGCAAGCCAAAATGCAGCCAAGTTGAAGAGGCAGAAATATAGTGATTCAAGTTTTACATCAATGAAGGAGAAGCATTCTTACTTTAAGCACTCCAAAGGTAGCTCAGAATGTTTACTATCTGAAAATACTTCGAGATCTCTTCAGAGACTTGGGATTGGTACACCAAAAGATGATGTTGGAGAATGTGCTATTCATCACTTGAAGAAAATAAACTTTCAGTTTGATCCAAACGCAACCATGCCTCATCCGTCTCGAAGAATTATTGCGCTCAAACCTAGTTCTAGAAAGTCTTCTAACACCAAAAGACAGTCATTTTCTCTTAGGCCTGGTGTGGAATCCGATCCTGTTGATTTGAAGTACAACCAATtcagaaaacatgaaaatggggAAGTAGATAATGATAAACCAGGAAGAGAAAATGGTGTTTATAGCTTGGAACCTCTAAAACATGGGGTTAGAGTTCCACGGAAAATAGTACAGACAAGGAACCTTGTACAACACGAACTTAATCACAGTTTAAAACTCACATCAAGAGCAGAAAACATCAACGACACTTTTCTGAAGGCCGAGGATCTGAAATCACCTTCTTCAAATTTATTTAGTACGAGAAGAGAAGATGATACTCTGTATTCCTTTACAAAAAGGTCATCTTTTGCCAAAGAAGAGAAGAAGCAAATCATTGGAAGATGGAAACTGAAGAATGATTTTCAGGAAGTTGAAATAGCTCATAGAAACAGGAGTCATGGAGAAATGCTTGCTATGGATTACCTAGAAACAAATCCTCAATTTTTGGACTCTGAACGGGACAAGCATAGTTTTGACAGTTCATTCAGTGTGCACACTGGAACCTCGGGCCTGTGCAATCCTTTGGATATCAGCAGCAAGTATATGAACAGAAAGCAGAAAGATAGTGCGGAATATAGAGACTTAAACTTGAAGGAAACCGATCAGGGTAGTCCAAATTCAGTTCTGGAGCCACCTTTCCAGGAAGAGAAGCTCTGCACTTCTGAATTCCATGGCTTATGTA GTGTACCAGTGCAACTTCAGTTTCTTGAGACCAACTCCGAGGAAACATATTCAGAAGGATCTGAAATGGGCGTCTCAAATGATGAACACTCCGAGAGAGGGTCTCTTGATCTCCTTCAAGATAGTGAAAATGTATTAACGGACTTCAAATTTGCAGAAAGCAGGGACTTCTCCTACCTGGTTGATGTTTTAGATGAGGCCAGTTTGCATGGCATGAACCTAGGAATGTGCTTTGAGACCTGGCATTCTTTGGATTGCCCTGTGAAtccctcactgtttgacttattaGAGAAGAAGTACGGGAAGCAAACATCTTGGCTAAAATCGGAGAGGAAGCTTTTGTTTGACCGCATAAATTCAGGGCTGAATGAGATTTTGCATTCGTTTCTGGATATCTACATAAGGGGAAAATCTTTGAAGAGAAGGTGTTGTTCTGCATTGAGGAGAATTGATGTTGAAGAAGAGTTGTGGAGGATGCTGGTTAGTCAGGAAAATGAAGTGCACAAGGACTTGTCCGGAAAGGCAATTGGAAACGAAACCAAATGGTTGCAGGTTGAGGAGGAACTTAGTAGCATGCACAAGGACTTGTCCGGAAAGGCAATTGGAAACGAAACCAAATGGTTGCAGGTTGAGGAGGAACTTAGTAGCATTTGTAGAGAAATAGAGAAATATTTGTTTGATGAATTAGCTGCAGAATTAGCTTTGCATTGA
- the LOC104227789 gene encoding uncharacterized protein isoform X2, giving the protein MEQKHHTPSVIARLMGIDELPPQQPLPSKKRRVLSENYLRKTATIGLREKSSFSVGLSCGINTQKHQVVKHVFGVEMPDIYSHVKASQNAAKLKRQKYSDSSFTSMKEKHSYFKHSKGSSECLLSENTSRSLQRLGIGTPKDDVGECAIHHLKKINFQFDPNATMPHPSRRIIALKPSSRKSSNTKRQSFSLRPGVESDPVDLKYNQFRKHENGEVDNDKPGRENGVYSLEPLKHGVRVPRKIVQTRNLVQHELNHSLKLTSRAENINDTFLKAEDLKSPSSNLFSTRREDDTLYSFTKRSSFAKEEKKQIIGRWKLKNDFQEVEIAHRNRSHGEMLAMDYLETNPQFLDSERDKHSFDSSFSVHTGTSGLCNPLDISSKYMNRKQKDSAEYRDLNLKETDQGSPNSVLEPPFQEEKLCTSEFHGLCMQLQFLETNSEETYSEGSEMGVSNDEHSERGSLDLLQDSENVLTDFKFAESRDFSYLVDVLDEASLHGMNLGMCFETWHSLDCPVNPSLFDLLEKKYGKQTSWLKSERKLLFDRINSGLNEILHSFLDIYIRGKSLKRRCCSALRRIDVEEELWRMLVSQENEVHKDLSGKAIGNETKWLQVEEELSSMHKDLSGKAIGNETKWLQVEEELSSICREIEKYLFDELAAELALH; this is encoded by the exons ATGGAACAGAAGCATCACACACCAAGTGTTATAGCAAGGCTGATGGGCATTGACGAGCTTCCACCTCAGCAGCCTCTCCCTTCTAAGAAAAGGAGAGTACTCTCTGAGAACTATCTCCGGAAAACGGCTACCATAGGTTTGCGAGAAAAGAGCTCATTCTCTGTTGGCCTCTCCTGCGGAATAAATACTCAGAAGCATCAAGTAGTTAAACATGTATTCGGAGTTGAGATGCCAGATATTTATAGCCATGTAAAAGCAAGCCAAAATGCAGCCAAGTTGAAGAGGCAGAAATATAGTGATTCAAGTTTTACATCAATGAAGGAGAAGCATTCTTACTTTAAGCACTCCAAAGGTAGCTCAGAATGTTTACTATCTGAAAATACTTCGAGATCTCTTCAGAGACTTGGGATTGGTACACCAAAAGATGATGTTGGAGAATGTGCTATTCATCACTTGAAGAAAATAAACTTTCAGTTTGATCCAAACGCAACCATGCCTCATCCGTCTCGAAGAATTATTGCGCTCAAACCTAGTTCTAGAAAGTCTTCTAACACCAAAAGACAGTCATTTTCTCTTAGGCCTGGTGTGGAATCCGATCCTGTTGATTTGAAGTACAACCAATtcagaaaacatgaaaatggggAAGTAGATAATGATAAACCAGGAAGAGAAAATGGTGTTTATAGCTTGGAACCTCTAAAACATGGGGTTAGAGTTCCACGGAAAATAGTACAGACAAGGAACCTTGTACAACACGAACTTAATCACAGTTTAAAACTCACATCAAGAGCAGAAAACATCAACGACACTTTTCTGAAGGCCGAGGATCTGAAATCACCTTCTTCAAATTTATTTAGTACGAGAAGAGAAGATGATACTCTGTATTCCTTTACAAAAAGGTCATCTTTTGCCAAAGAAGAGAAGAAGCAAATCATTGGAAGATGGAAACTGAAGAATGATTTTCAGGAAGTTGAAATAGCTCATAGAAACAGGAGTCATGGAGAAATGCTTGCTATGGATTACCTAGAAACAAATCCTCAATTTTTGGACTCTGAACGGGACAAGCATAGTTTTGACAGTTCATTCAGTGTGCACACTGGAACCTCGGGCCTGTGCAATCCTTTGGATATCAGCAGCAAGTATATGAACAGAAAGCAGAAAGATAGTGCGGAATATAGAGACTTAAACTTGAAGGAAACCGATCAGGGTAGTCCAAATTCAGTTCTGGAGCCACCTTTCCAGGAAGAGAAGCTCTGCACTTCTGAATTCCATGGCTTATGTA TGCAACTTCAGTTTCTTGAGACCAACTCCGAGGAAACATATTCAGAAGGATCTGAAATGGGCGTCTCAAATGATGAACACTCCGAGAGAGGGTCTCTTGATCTCCTTCAAGATAGTGAAAATGTATTAACGGACTTCAAATTTGCAGAAAGCAGGGACTTCTCCTACCTGGTTGATGTTTTAGATGAGGCCAGTTTGCATGGCATGAACCTAGGAATGTGCTTTGAGACCTGGCATTCTTTGGATTGCCCTGTGAAtccctcactgtttgacttattaGAGAAGAAGTACGGGAAGCAAACATCTTGGCTAAAATCGGAGAGGAAGCTTTTGTTTGACCGCATAAATTCAGGGCTGAATGAGATTTTGCATTCGTTTCTGGATATCTACATAAGGGGAAAATCTTTGAAGAGAAGGTGTTGTTCTGCATTGAGGAGAATTGATGTTGAAGAAGAGTTGTGGAGGATGCTGGTTAGTCAGGAAAATGAAGTGCACAAGGACTTGTCCGGAAAGGCAATTGGAAACGAAACCAAATGGTTGCAGGTTGAGGAGGAACTTAGTAGCATGCACAAGGACTTGTCCGGAAAGGCAATTGGAAACGAAACCAAATGGTTGCAGGTTGAGGAGGAACTTAGTAGCATTTGTAGAGAAATAGAGAAATATTTGTTTGATGAATTAGCTGCAGAATTAGCTTTGCATTGA
- the LOC104227810 gene encoding glutathione S-transferase DHAR2: MAVEICVKAAVGAPNVLGDCPFSQRALLTLEEKKVPYKMHLINVSDKPKWFLEVNPEGKVPVIKFDEKWIPDSDVIVALLEEKYPNPSLSTPSEFASVGSKIFPTFVSFLKSKDASDGTEQALLDELKALEEHLKAHGPYVNGANICSVDLSLAPKLYHLEVALGHFKKWSVPESLSHVRNYMKLLFERESFQKTKAAKEYIIAGWAPKVNP; the protein is encoded by the exons ATGGCTGTTGAAATCTGTGTCAAGGCTGCTGTGGGTGCCCCTAATGTCCTCGGAGACT GTCCATTTAGCCAAAGGGCACTTCTGACATTGGAGGAAAAGAAAGTGCCTTACAAGATGCACTTGATCAATGTTAGTGACAAGCCCAAATG GTTCTTGGAAGTGaacccagaagggaaagtcccAGTGATCAAGTTTGATGAAAAATGGATCCCTGATTCTGATGTTATTGTTGCGCTCCTTGAAGAGAAATACCCAAATCCCTCTCTCTCTACTCCATCCGAATTTGCTTCTGT GGGCTCGAAAATATTTCCTACCTTTGTCTCATTTCTGAAGAGCAAGGATGCTAGTGATGGTACTGAGCAGGCTCTGCTCGACGAATTAAAGGCTTTGGAAGAGCATCTCAAGGCTCAT GGACCATATGTCAATGGGGCGAATATTTGTTCAGTCGATCTAAGTTTGGCTCCAAAACTGTACCATCTCGAGGTGGCTCTTGGACACTTCAAGAAGTGGAGTGTGCCTGAAAGCTTGAGTCATGTGCGTAATTACATGAAG TTGCTCTTCGAGCGAGAGTCTTTCCAGAAAACCAAGGCTGCAAAAGAGTACATCATTGCAGGATGGGCTCCAAAGGTCAATCCATGA